The proteins below are encoded in one region of Flavobacterium sp. IMCC34852:
- a CDS encoding PH domain-containing protein — MENFTNETIDTKALPRFETVQLSPIDSKYWQVILISIFSFFFLGLAIMVILFFLVDEVVEQKPLIFSAYTAVFAIALLLSRISFKKKAYAFRNHDVIFRSGIIATNTMVIPYNRVQHVALHEGFIARFFGLAKVEIFTAGGISSDLEIPGIAKEEAENIKQLLMGKIQKQL; from the coding sequence ATGGAAAACTTTACCAACGAAACCATTGACACGAAGGCTTTGCCACGTTTTGAAACGGTTCAATTGTCACCAATTGATTCCAAATATTGGCAAGTGATTTTGATTAGTATTTTTAGCTTTTTTTTCTTGGGTTTAGCCATTATGGTTATTTTGTTTTTTTTGGTGGATGAAGTAGTAGAGCAGAAGCCGTTAATTTTTTCGGCCTACACCGCTGTTTTTGCTATTGCTTTATTATTGTCGCGAATTAGCTTCAAGAAAAAAGCCTATGCTTTCAGAAACCATGATGTGATTTTCAGAAGCGGTATTATCGCGACCAATACGATGGTGATTCCGTATAATCGTGTCCAACACGTAGCACTTCATGAGGGTTTTATTGCTCGTTTTTTTGGTTTGGCCAAAGTGGAAATTTTTACTGCCGGCGGCATTTCCAGCGATTTGGAGATTCCGGGGATTGCCAAAGAGGAAGCCGAAAACATCAAGCAATTGTTGATGGGTAAAATTCAAAAACAACTCTAA
- a CDS encoding o-succinylbenzoate synthase: MTATYHKYVLHFKQPSGTSRGVLTDKETWFLILEKDGKKGIGECGILRGLSADDRPDYEEKLRWVCENIHLGEEKLWQELIEFPSIQFGVEMAFLSLKSENPFVLFPSKFTSGEKSIVINGLVWMGDEAFMKRQIEEKIAQGFTCIKMKIGAIDFNKEIELLRFIRQNFDENTIEIRVDANGAFSENEALDKINQITGFKLHSIEQPIQKNHTDTMSVLCKSTNLPIALDEELIGVFSLEDKEQLLLKIQPQYIILKPSFIGGFRGTLEWISLAEKLNIGWWITSALESNVGLNAIAQFTFLQNNLMPQGLGTGSLYTNNFDCPLQVSQGQLWYRNESDWKINLDDFE, from the coding sequence ATGACAGCAACTTACCATAAATACGTTCTTCATTTTAAGCAACCTTCAGGCACTTCTCGAGGCGTTTTGACCGACAAAGAAACCTGGTTTTTAATACTCGAAAAAGACGGTAAAAAAGGCATAGGCGAGTGCGGAATTTTACGCGGATTATCGGCTGATGATCGTCCCGATTATGAAGAAAAATTGCGTTGGGTTTGTGAAAATATTCACCTTGGCGAGGAAAAATTATGGCAAGAATTGATCGAATTTCCATCCATTCAATTTGGAGTAGAGATGGCTTTTTTGTCTTTAAAAAGTGAAAATCCTTTTGTTTTATTTCCGTCAAAATTTACCTCGGGCGAAAAATCTATCGTCATCAACGGACTCGTTTGGATGGGTGATGAAGCCTTTATGAAACGCCAAATAGAAGAAAAAATTGCCCAAGGATTTACCTGTATAAAAATGAAGATTGGCGCCATAGATTTCAACAAAGAAATCGAATTATTGCGCTTTATTCGTCAAAATTTTGATGAAAATACGATTGAGATTAGGGTTGATGCTAACGGTGCTTTTTCTGAAAATGAAGCTTTAGATAAAATTAATCAAATAACTGGTTTTAAATTACATAGCATAGAGCAACCGATTCAGAAAAACCATACTGACACGATGTCAGTTTTGTGTAAATCAACCAATTTGCCAATTGCTTTGGATGAAGAACTCATTGGTGTATTTTCTTTGGAAGATAAAGAACAATTACTGTTAAAAATCCAACCCCAATACATCATTTTGAAGCCAAGTTTCATCGGTGGTTTTCGCGGTACTTTAGAATGGATTTCCCTGGCCGAAAAATTAAATATCGGTTGGTGGATTACTTCCGCTTTAGAAAGTAATGTCGGTTTGAACGCGATTGCTCAATTTACTTTTTTACAAAACAATTTAATGCCACAAGGTTTAGGAACCGGAAGTTTGTATACCAATAATTTTGATTGTCCGCTGCAAGTTTCACAAGGCCAACTTTGGTATAGAAATGAGTCCGATTGGAAAATTAATTTGGATGATTTTGAATAA
- a CDS encoding 1,4-dihydroxy-2-naphthoyl-CoA synthase, which yields MSTINWITAKEFEDITYKKCDGVARIAFNRPNVRNAFRPKTTSELYQAFYDAMEDTSIGVVLLSAEGPSTKDGIWSFCSGGDQKARGHQGYVGEDGYHRLNILEVQRLIRFMPKVVIAVVPGWAVGGGHSLHVVCDLTLASKEHAIFKQTDADVTSFDGGYGSAYLAKMVGQKKAREIFFLGRNYTAQDAFDMGMVNAVIPHEELEDTAYQWAQEILEKSPTSIKMLKFAMNLTDDGMVGQQVFAGEATRLAYMTDEAIEGRNAFLEKRKPNFGKNKWIP from the coding sequence ATGAGCACTATCAATTGGATTACTGCCAAAGAATTTGAAGATATTACCTATAAAAAATGCGACGGTGTAGCCCGAATAGCCTTTAACCGACCGAATGTTCGCAATGCATTCCGTCCGAAAACGACCAGTGAATTGTATCAAGCCTTTTATGATGCTATGGAAGATACTTCTATCGGAGTGGTTTTGCTTTCAGCCGAAGGACCAAGTACTAAAGACGGTATCTGGTCATTTTGCAGCGGTGGCGACCAAAAAGCCCGCGGTCATCAAGGTTATGTAGGCGAAGACGGTTATCACCGATTGAATATATTGGAAGTCCAACGCTTAATTCGCTTTATGCCCAAAGTCGTAATTGCTGTAGTTCCGGGTTGGGCTGTTGGTGGAGGACACAGTTTGCACGTGGTTTGTGACCTGACATTAGCCAGTAAAGAACACGCCATTTTTAAGCAAACCGATGCTGATGTAACGAGTTTTGACGGCGGTTACGGTTCGGCGTATTTGGCCAAAATGGTCGGTCAGAAAAAAGCCCGCGAGATTTTCTTTTTAGGTCGAAATTATACTGCGCAAGACGCTTTTGATATGGGCATGGTGAACGCTGTGATTCCGCATGAAGAATTGGAAGATACCGCTTACCAATGGGCACAAGAAATATTAGAGAAATCGCCAACGTCTATTAAAATGTTGAAATTCGCCATGAATTTAACCGATGACGGTATGGTAGGACAACAAGTATTTGCCGGTGAAGCCACTCGTTTGGCGTATATGACCGATGAAGCCATCGAAGGGCGAAATGCCTTTTTGGAAAAAAGAAAACCCAATTTCGGTAAAAACAAATGGATTCCATAA
- a CDS encoding tetratricopeptide repeat protein, with translation MKFSILGILLTFTIGTFGQSNEGFWDNIRTTDETIILEAGKRKVIKTTDFPIGTTEVVYRILLLDDNQKISSSLVSVLKAIPDPTGISQGAAGTVFLLSTISGDDKCKFAVFTSENDALQYEKTGTPKNACIVQDEPVNKAAKLLTEKSKCLPLNTRNLWFGFQSDNWVMKEKIVLEVVPWVNYNLRSGWTPENKKEILALVEKLEMTSKVANKDLFLGDFLKAFTTKYTYSDYKKLLAAEKAKTIDTMAEESLVNSGQLTGYLEKIRSEAKKLNFTNKSEEAIAKIQKEIIEKNRATATDYGLLGGLYLSSKQFVKAEEAFEKAIALNPSELHYRLQLAHVYMFTDRINKAKDIHKKYKQNNLSGNKSWASQAKTDMQQFEKNGFPTDNFKKVLRVLD, from the coding sequence ATGAAATTTTCAATTTTAGGAATACTGTTAACATTCACTATTGGTACATTCGGACAAAGCAATGAGGGTTTTTGGGACAACATCAGGACAACCGATGAAACTATTATTCTTGAGGCCGGAAAACGAAAAGTAATCAAAACAACCGATTTCCCGATTGGAACTACTGAGGTGGTTTATCGCATTTTGCTTTTGGATGACAATCAAAAAATCAGTTCGAGTTTGGTTTCTGTACTAAAAGCAATTCCGGATCCAACAGGAATCAGTCAAGGTGCTGCGGGAACAGTGTTTTTACTTTCAACCATTTCCGGTGATGACAAGTGTAAGTTTGCGGTGTTTACCAGTGAAAATGACGCGTTACAATACGAAAAGACCGGAACACCCAAGAATGCTTGTATTGTTCAAGACGAGCCGGTGAATAAAGCGGCCAAACTACTTACCGAGAAATCAAAATGTCTGCCACTAAATACTCGAAATCTCTGGTTTGGCTTTCAAAGCGACAATTGGGTGATGAAAGAAAAAATCGTTTTGGAAGTTGTGCCTTGGGTAAATTACAATCTGCGAAGCGGTTGGACACCCGAGAATAAAAAAGAGATTTTAGCCTTGGTCGAAAAATTAGAAATGACTTCAAAAGTGGCCAATAAAGATTTGTTTTTAGGCGATTTCTTAAAGGCTTTTACAACTAAATATACTTATTCGGATTATAAAAAGCTTCTGGCGGCTGAGAAAGCCAAAACCATTGATACTATGGCAGAAGAAAGCTTGGTTAATTCAGGACAATTGACCGGCTATTTGGAAAAAATCAGGAGCGAAGCTAAAAAACTGAATTTTACCAATAAATCAGAAGAAGCTATTGCTAAAATTCAAAAGGAAATCATTGAAAAAAACAGAGCCACAGCTACAGATTATGGTTTGCTGGGCGGTTTGTATTTGTCGTCCAAACAATTTGTAAAAGCGGAGGAAGCTTTTGAAAAAGCCATTGCCCTGAATCCGTCGGAGCTGCATTATCGTTTGCAATTGGCACATGTTTATATGTTTACCGATCGAATAAATAAGGCGAAAGACATCCATAAAAAATACAAACAAAACAATTTGTCGGGGAATAAAAGTTGGGCAAGCCAAGCCAAAACCGACATGCAACAGTTTGAAAAAAATGGTTTTCCTACCGATAATTTTAAAAAAGTTTTACGCGTTTTAGACTAA
- a CDS encoding PH domain-containing protein, protein MESNFNQPQRQSLVGILVIFLEMVFQVLKATWPIIVITLLKANTQSVFIGSMILLGMLAWLGIYSYLNYRNFTFYIDEENEEFIVSDGIINKTKTTIQLHKIQQVNIKQNLIQRFIGVYALDVDTAGSDKKEGNIKAISHDLALALKSKLLENEGTKVAVTEEVIAAEKPEYKAIPFLKINLGSLLKIGITSNYVKSVGLILTFFFTIYENLHQAGAEDVISTEKLEGFVDNNSVWYSALVFILIMFTVVFLINILRTIIKFFDYTVTKQKGSLMLTYGLINTQSTILKPEKVQIVKISSNYFQKKLNVLEIKIRQAISNEKKDNKSLIEIPGCNTTERDEILKLLFKQLPEKGALMQPNFRKLIFSVFIIIVLPLTGYFLFGKYAEPIVFDYANIAVFYTIFMSVLLFFGFRNYRLFVNDNHIIKQSGAWDVDHEIIEIGKIQAITTSQLFWHKSLNIGSLTMHTAGGNITFHLGQFDKINEYVNLWLYEIETSNSNWM, encoded by the coding sequence ATGGAATCCAATTTCAATCAGCCGCAACGCCAGTCTTTGGTGGGTATTTTGGTGATTTTCCTGGAGATGGTTTTTCAGGTACTCAAAGCCACATGGCCGATTATTGTCATTACTTTATTGAAAGCGAATACTCAATCTGTTTTTATCGGTTCAATGATTTTACTAGGCATGCTAGCCTGGTTAGGGATTTATTCTTATTTGAATTATCGAAATTTCACTTTTTACATTGATGAGGAAAATGAAGAGTTTATCGTTAGTGACGGAATCATCAATAAGACCAAAACGACGATTCAACTCCACAAAATACAGCAGGTTAACATCAAACAAAACTTAATTCAAAGGTTTATCGGTGTTTATGCGTTGGATGTTGATACTGCCGGAAGCGACAAAAAAGAAGGCAATATCAAAGCCATTTCGCACGATTTAGCTTTGGCTTTGAAATCGAAATTATTGGAAAATGAAGGTACAAAAGTAGCCGTTACCGAAGAAGTAATTGCAGCCGAAAAGCCCGAATACAAAGCGATTCCGTTTCTTAAAATTAATTTGGGCAGTTTGCTCAAAATCGGCATTACTTCCAACTATGTGAAAAGCGTGGGTTTGATATTGACGTTCTTCTTTACCATTTATGAAAACCTTCATCAAGCCGGCGCAGAAGATGTTATCAGCACAGAAAAATTGGAAGGTTTTGTCGATAACAATTCGGTTTGGTATTCGGCATTGGTCTTTATCTTGATCATGTTCACCGTAGTGTTTCTGATTAATATTTTGCGAACCATCATTAAGTTTTTCGACTATACGGTGACCAAGCAAAAAGGCTCGCTGATGTTGACTTACGGCTTAATCAATACCCAAAGTACGATATTAAAACCCGAGAAGGTACAGATTGTTAAGATTTCGAGTAACTATTTCCAAAAGAAACTCAATGTGTTGGAAATCAAAATCAGACAAGCCATCAGCAACGAAAAGAAAGACAATAAATCGCTGATTGAAATTCCGGGTTGTAATACGACTGAACGAGATGAAATTTTAAAATTATTGTTCAAACAATTGCCTGAAAAAGGGGCGTTGATGCAACCTAATTTTCGAAAACTGATTTTTTCGGTATTTATCATTATTGTGCTACCTTTAACGGGTTATTTTTTGTTCGGAAAATATGCGGAACCCATAGTGTTTGATTACGCAAACATTGCTGTTTTTTACACTATTTTCATGTCGGTTTTGCTGTTTTTCGGATTCCGAAATTACCGTTTGTTTGTCAATGACAATCATATCATCAAACAAAGCGGTGCTTGGGATGTTGATCATGAAATAATTGAAATCGGTAAAATACAAGCCATCACGACTTCGCAGTTGTTTTGGCATAAAAGCCTGAATATTGGTTCGTTGACGATGCATACCGCTGGGGGAAACATTACCTTTCATTTGGGCCAATTTGACAAAATAAACGAATATGTAAACCTTTGGCTGTACGAGATAGAAACCTCTAACAGCAATTGGATGTAA
- a CDS encoding 1,4-dihydroxy-2-naphthoate polyprenyltransferase → MKHWVEAARVRTLPLSVSGIIVGSFYAMSQGMFNWNIVIFALLTTLGLQILSNFANDYGDGVKGTDNEDRVGPKRAIQSGLITPQAMKKAMVITALITLAFAVLLIYFAFKESYLLYSFVFLILGILAIASAIRYTVGKGAYGYRGYGDLFVFIFFGLVSAFGVYFMFSKTIDWLLLLPATAIGFLSVGVLNLNNMRDEESDRKAGKNTIVVKMGGAAAKKYHFFLVISAMILVLIFAFLNDFHFDQYIFVVAYFPLISHLITVYKNQNPKLLDPELKKLAISTFLLSVLLALCLIFFISDVVVNYV, encoded by the coding sequence ATGAAACACTGGGTTGAAGCCGCGCGAGTTAGAACTTTACCACTTTCGGTATCGGGTATTATTGTTGGAAGTTTTTATGCGATGTCACAGGGAATGTTCAATTGGAACATCGTTATTTTTGCGTTGCTGACCACTTTAGGATTGCAAATCTTATCCAATTTTGCCAACGATTACGGCGATGGGGTAAAAGGTACGGATAACGAGGACAGAGTTGGACCCAAACGCGCCATTCAAAGCGGGCTCATAACACCACAAGCCATGAAAAAAGCGATGGTGATTACAGCTTTAATTACTTTGGCTTTTGCGGTTTTGCTAATCTATTTTGCTTTTAAAGAAAGTTATCTACTGTATTCTTTTGTCTTTTTGATATTGGGTATTTTAGCGATTGCTTCAGCGATTCGCTATACGGTTGGAAAAGGTGCTTACGGTTACCGAGGTTACGGCGATTTATTTGTGTTTATTTTCTTCGGATTGGTGAGTGCTTTCGGGGTTTATTTTATGTTCTCGAAAACCATTGATTGGTTGTTGTTATTACCTGCCACAGCTATTGGCTTCTTGAGTGTTGGAGTTTTAAACTTAAACAATATGCGTGATGAAGAAAGCGACCGAAAAGCCGGAAAAAATACTATCGTGGTCAAAATGGGTGGCGCAGCGGCTAAAAAATACCACTTCTTTTTGGTGATTTCGGCCATGATTTTAGTGTTGATATTTGCTTTTTTAAACGATTTTCACTTCGACCAATATATTTTTGTGGTGGCTTATTTCCCATTGATAAGTCATTTGATTACTGTTTATAAAAACCAAAACCCTAAACTTTTAGATCCCGAATTGAAGAAATTAGCCATCAGCACGTTTCTGCTTTCGGTTCTTTTGGCCTTGTGTCTGATTTTCTTTATTTCAGATGTAGTGGTGAACTATGTTTAA
- a CDS encoding metal-dependent hydrolase, with protein sequence MKITFYGHACIGIEVSGKHILIDPFITGNEKAAHIDINTLKADYILITHAHFDHIADVEAIAKQNNSVIVSNWEIATHFGNKGFQYHPMNHGGSWQFDFGKVKYVSAIHSSSFPDGSYGGNPGGFVIEGEHKNIYISGDTALTMDMKLIPMRTKLDLAIFPIGNCFTMDVEDAIIAADFVDCDKILGCHYDTFGFIVINHDEAKKKFFDAGKDLMLLEIGESISL encoded by the coding sequence ATGAAAATAACTTTTTACGGACATGCCTGTATCGGAATTGAAGTCAGCGGAAAACACATCTTAATCGATCCGTTTATTACCGGAAATGAAAAAGCGGCTCATATTGATATCAATACTTTAAAAGCAGATTACATCCTGATTACACATGCTCATTTCGACCATATTGCAGATGTAGAAGCCATTGCCAAGCAAAATAATTCAGTTATTGTATCCAATTGGGAAATCGCAACTCATTTCGGCAATAAAGGCTTTCAATACCATCCGATGAACCACGGCGGAAGTTGGCAGTTTGATTTTGGTAAAGTAAAATATGTAAGCGCCATCCATTCTAGTTCTTTTCCCGATGGTAGTTACGGTGGCAACCCCGGAGGATTTGTAATCGAAGGTGAACACAAAAACATTTACATCTCCGGCGATACAGCTTTGACCATGGATATGAAGTTGATTCCAATGCGAACGAAACTTGATTTAGCTATTTTCCCTATTGGTAATTGCTTTACAATGGATGTTGAAGACGCAATCATAGCAGCTGATTTTGTTGATTGTGATAAGATTTTAGGTTGTCATTATGATACTTTCGGTTTTATTGTCATCAACCATGATGAAGCCAAAAAGAAATTCTTCGACGCCGGAAAAGACTTGATGCTTTTGGAAATTGGAGAGAGCATTTCGCTTTAA
- a CDS encoding C1 family peptidase: MNKTFITVTALFLSLNTFSQKYDFQIIKDIEATPVVAQQNTGTCWSFSTTSFLEAEIIRLKGTNVDLSEMYNVRNIYLDKADNYVMRQGKAQFGEGGLNHDVINSARKYGIALQSDFSGKINPDDPYDHTEMVAELEEILKSAVDLTPAKYANWKEDYKAVLDKHMGNTDGVNPIIAQKISAEYKIDLNDYITITSFTHEPVYSKFILNIPDNFANGFFYNLPLDEFVQNIDYALNNGFTLALDSDVSETTFSGPKGIAVIPEKIEDAMAILEEIKPEKKITADFRQAEFENYNTMDDHLMHIVGKAKDQKGNIYYKVKNSWGTASGRNGFVYMSVAYLRLKAISVLLHKDGLQPQTRKALGL; the protein is encoded by the coding sequence ATGAATAAAACTTTCATCACCGTTACAGCATTATTTTTAAGTTTAAATACTTTTTCGCAAAAGTATGATTTTCAAATAATTAAAGATATCGAAGCTACTCCGGTAGTTGCCCAACAAAACACCGGAACTTGTTGGAGTTTCTCCACTACTTCATTTTTGGAAGCGGAAATTATACGTCTTAAAGGCACCAATGTAGACCTTTCAGAAATGTACAATGTGCGAAACATTTACTTAGACAAAGCAGATAATTATGTCATGCGTCAGGGAAAAGCGCAATTTGGCGAAGGCGGTTTAAATCACGATGTCATCAACAGTGCTCGAAAATACGGCATTGCTTTGCAAAGTGATTTCTCTGGTAAAATTAACCCCGATGACCCATATGACCATACTGAAATGGTGGCTGAACTAGAAGAAATTCTTAAATCAGCCGTAGATCTAACCCCTGCTAAATATGCTAATTGGAAAGAAGACTACAAAGCTGTTCTGGATAAACATATGGGCAATACTGATGGCGTGAATCCTATTATTGCACAAAAAATTTCAGCGGAGTATAAGATTGATTTGAATGATTATATCACGATAACTTCTTTCACACATGAACCCGTTTATTCTAAATTTATCTTGAATATTCCTGACAACTTTGCCAATGGTTTCTTTTATAATTTGCCTTTAGACGAATTTGTTCAAAATATTGATTATGCCCTTAACAATGGTTTTACGCTTGCTTTAGACAGCGATGTAAGTGAAACAACTTTTTCCGGACCAAAAGGGATTGCTGTGATCCCCGAAAAAATCGAAGATGCCATGGCCATATTAGAGGAAATCAAACCCGAGAAAAAGATTACCGCTGATTTTCGCCAAGCCGAATTTGAAAACTACAATACAATGGATGACCATTTGATGCACATAGTGGGCAAAGCCAAAGACCAAAAAGGAAATATTTATTACAAAGTCAAAAATTCTTGGGGAACAGCTTCGGGTAGAAACGGATTTGTGTATATGAGTGTTGCCTACCTAAGATTAAAAGCAATATCAGTATTACTTCACAAAGACGGTTTACAACCACAGACCCGGAAAGCATTGGGTTTATAG
- the creD gene encoding cell envelope integrity protein CreD, which produces MENQEFQEQQNNEEKTFFQSTTAKMIMVGLLTFVLLIPLLFVQNLIAERAQRKSEVVNEISNLWGSDVAFYGPILRIPYNTYENINVTDQKTGATTLQRRATTNYAYFFPSELTNTSKVKKNESLKRSIFNPVVFTADMNFKGNFTAPNFTKLNIPEESIQWDKAAIIVKTTNLKSIKSELKIQLNNEKLTFEPQPDDKSNYSVLATNLFDYKTLATNSLINFNFGITYNGSNSINFIPIGKVTAVGIDSDWESPSFEGSFAANDTTKVVNKDGFHVDWKILDINRTFSQQYANVLPNLEDYRFGVKLIDTVDEYQQNERVSKYGFLVIGLTFLIFFLIQSISKINIHIFQYSMIGIALIMFYTLLISITEHSSFSLAYAISGIAVVVMITLYSISILKNRKFPLFIATSLSVLYTFIYVIIQMEDYALLVGSIGLFFILGAVMYFSRKIDWGK; this is translated from the coding sequence ATGGAAAATCAAGAATTTCAAGAACAACAAAACAACGAAGAAAAAACATTTTTTCAATCCACCACCGCCAAAATGATTATGGTAGGATTGCTCACCTTTGTCCTGCTCATTCCTTTGCTTTTTGTACAAAACTTAATTGCAGAACGAGCCCAACGAAAATCGGAAGTCGTTAACGAAATCTCCAATCTTTGGGGTAGCGATGTTGCTTTTTACGGACCAATTTTGCGAATACCGTATAACACTTATGAAAATATCAACGTCACCGACCAAAAAACCGGCGCAACCACTTTGCAAAGAAGAGCCACAACTAATTATGCTTACTTCTTCCCCAGTGAATTAACCAATACTTCCAAAGTAAAGAAAAACGAATCCTTAAAACGCAGCATTTTTAATCCGGTAGTTTTTACCGCAGACATGAATTTTAAAGGCAATTTCACTGCGCCCAATTTTACCAAACTTAATATCCCGGAAGAAAGTATTCAATGGGATAAAGCGGCTATCATTGTCAAAACTACCAATCTGAAAAGCATCAAAAGCGAGTTAAAGATTCAGCTCAACAATGAAAAACTAACCTTTGAACCACAACCTGATGACAAAAGCAATTACAGTGTTTTAGCCACCAATCTCTTTGATTATAAAACCTTAGCGACTAACAGCCTAATCAATTTCAATTTTGGCATCACTTACAATGGCAGCAACAGCATCAACTTTATTCCGATCGGAAAAGTAACCGCTGTTGGTATCGACTCCGATTGGGAATCGCCAAGTTTTGAAGGTTCTTTTGCGGCCAATGACACTACCAAAGTGGTCAACAAAGACGGTTTTCATGTCGATTGGAAAATTTTAGACATCAACCGCACTTTTTCGCAGCAATACGCCAATGTTTTACCCAATTTAGAAGATTACCGCTTTGGGGTAAAATTAATCGATACTGTCGACGAATACCAGCAAAACGAACGCGTTTCAAAGTATGGCTTCCTGGTAATCGGTTTGACATTTCTGATTTTCTTCTTAATTCAGTCGATAAGCAAAATCAATATTCATATTTTTCAATATTCAATGATTGGTATTGCGCTGATTATGTTTTACACTTTATTGATTTCAATTACTGAACACAGTAGTTTTAGTTTAGCTTATGCCATTTCCGGAATTGCGGTGGTAGTTATGATTACACTCTATTCGATTTCGATTTTGAAGAATAGAAAATTCCCGCTGTTTATTGCGACGTCACTTTCTGTTTTGTACACCTTCATTTATGTGATTATCCAAATGGAAGATTATGCGCTTTTGGTGGGAAGCATTGGCTTATTTTTCATCCTCGGAGCCGTGATGTATTTCTCCAGAAAAATTGATTGGGGAAAGTAA
- the ygiD gene encoding 4,5-DOPA-extradiol-dioxygenase: protein MMALNPLYNWSKDLKTTDTKLPVLFIGHGSPMNGIEDNEFSRTWTKYGKEIPRPKAVLVVSAHWLTNGTHITAMENPKTIHDFGGFPQALFDVQYPAKGSPELAQETSKLITSTQVELDHDWGLDHGTWTVVRHMYPDADIPVLQLSIDYSKPPQYHYDLAKELASLRQKGVLIIGSGNMVHNLRMVAWDKLNEPEFGYDWANEINEVFKDKIMAGDAKSLIAYEKLGSAAKLAIPTPDHYYPLLYTLGLQDKTDEVSFFNDKAVGGSLTMTSVKIG from the coding sequence ATGATGGCATTAAACCCTTTATACAATTGGTCAAAAGACTTAAAAACAACCGATACTAAACTTCCGGTTTTGTTTATTGGTCACGGTTCTCCTATGAATGGCATTGAGGACAATGAGTTCTCAAGAACGTGGACCAAATATGGAAAAGAAATTCCAAGACCTAAAGCAGTTTTAGTAGTTTCCGCACATTGGTTAACCAATGGGACTCATATTACCGCCATGGAAAATCCGAAAACCATACACGATTTTGGTGGATTTCCTCAAGCTTTATTTGACGTGCAATATCCGGCAAAAGGAAGTCCGGAGTTGGCTCAAGAGACTTCTAAATTAATCACATCAACCCAAGTTGAACTCGATCACGATTGGGGTTTAGACCACGGAACTTGGACCGTCGTACGACATATGTATCCCGATGCGGATATTCCGGTGTTGCAGTTGAGTATTGATTATAGTAAGCCGCCTCAATACCATTACGATTTAGCCAAAGAATTGGCCTCATTGCGCCAAAAAGGCGTTTTGATTATCGGCAGCGGTAATATGGTTCACAATCTGAGAATGGTGGCTTGGGACAAACTTAACGAACCCGAATTCGGTTACGATTGGGCAAATGAAATCAATGAGGTTTTTAAAGACAAAATAATGGCAGGAGATGCTAAGTCGCTTATTGCTTATGAAAAGTTGGGTAGTGCGGCCAAGTTGGCTATCCCAACACCGGATCATTATTATCCTTTATTGTACACTTTGGGATTACAAGATAAAACCGATGAAGTAAGTTTCTTCAATGACAAAGCTGTCGGCGGTTCATTGACGATGACTTCGGTTAAAATAGGATAA